The stretch of DNA TCGAGCAGCACCCCAACCACCCCGAGTACCTGATCGCGGAGATGGAGACCTCCCGGGGCTGTGCGTACCGCTGCTCGTTCTGTACCGAACCGCTGTACGGCAACCCCGCGTTCCGGACGCCCGCGTCGGTCGTCGACGAGGTCGACCGGCTCTCGGACCACGGGGTCGAACACTTCCGGCTCGGCCGGCAGGCCGACATCCTCGCGTTCGGCGGCGACGGCGAGGCGCCCAACCCCGACGCGATCCACGAACTGTACAGCGGGATTCGCGAGGTAGCGCCGGAGCTGCAGACGCTGCACCTCGACAACATGAACCCCGTGACGATCACGGACTACCCCGAGGCGTCGCGGGAGGCCATCGAGATCATCGCCGAGCACAACACGCCCGGGGACACGGCCGCCTTCGGCCTCGAGAGTGCAGATCCAGTCGTGCAGGAGCAGAACAACCTCCTCGTCACCGCCGAGGAGTGTCTAGAGGCGGTACGGGTGGTGAACGAGGCCGGCGGCTGGCGGCCCGCGGAGAACCGCCTGCCGAAGCTGCTGCCGGGGATCAACCTCGTCCACGGGCTGGCGGGCGAGCGCCCGGAGACGTACGACCACAACCGCCGGTTCCTCCGGCAGGTGTACGACGAGGGGCTGATGCTCCGCCGGATCAACATCCGGCAGGTGATGGCGTTCTCCGGGACGGAGATGAGCGACACCGGGGCAGACATCGCCAAGGAGCACAAAGCGCAGTTCCAGGAGTACAAACGTGAGGTGCGCGAGCAGGTCGACAACCCCATGCTCCAGCGCGTGGTGCCACCCGGGACGGTGCTGCCGGACGTGTATCTGGAGTACCACGAGAACGGGACGACGTTCGGCCGCCAGCTCGGGACGTACCCGCTGCTCGTGGGGATCCCCGGCGAGCGCGAACTCGACCGCACCATCGACGTGGCGATCGTCGATCACGGCTACCGCTCGGTGACGGGGGTGCCGTACCCGCTGGACGTGAACGGGGCGTCGATGGACGAACTCGCCGCGGTGCCGGGCGTCAGCGACAGCCGCGCCGGGGACATCGTCGTCTCGCGACCGTACGACTCGGTCGCGGCGGTCGACGAGATCGCGGACGTGGATCTCTCGCCCTTTGCGACTGTGGGTGACGTGGATATCGACGTGACGCGGACGCCGGATCTGGGCGGGCAGGCGGACTGAGTTTTCTGGTTCTTTGGATGGGGCTCAGTCATCGAGGGCAGAGGTAGCGACCGCAACGGTAGCTCGGTCGGCGATAGCTTGAACGGCCACAGCAACAGCAACTCGATCGTTGGCCACTTGCGACCGCACCGCCCCGCACAGCCCACGAGCCTCCCCAGCCGACTCACTCGCTTCGCTCGTTCGTCCCTCGCGCTCGGCTCGCGCACGGAGGCGCGACCGCTTCGCGCCGACAGCGACCGCGGTGCGGTAGCGGGGCGGTGGACGCCGCGGGCCGGCAACCGTCGCCGGCCCGCGGGGGAGGGGTGGGGACTCGGTGCTGCGCCGAACCTCGTGTTCGGCGCACTGCGGTCGCAAGTGGTCTAGCAACGAGATGCTGTCGCGGTTGCTGTCCCAGTTGCCAACGAACGAGATGCTGTCGCGGTTGCTGTCCCAGTTGCCAACGAACGAGATGCTGTCGCGGTTGCTGTCCCAGTTGCCAACGAACGAGATGCTGTCGCGGTTGCTGTCCCAGTTGCCAACGAACGAGATGCTGTCGCGGTTGCTGTCCCAGTTGCCAACGAACGAGATGCTGTCGCGGTTGCTGTCCCAGTTGCCAACGAACGAGATGCTGTCGCGGTTGCTGTCCCAGTTGCCAACGAACGAGATGCTGTCGCGGTTGCTGTCCCAGTAGCCAACGATCGAACTGCTGTCGCGGTTGCTGACTAGCAAAATCCACAACGAACACCGACCAACCTACCCCGCCGAACATTTACCCCCGCCCGCGAAACCCCGCCTATGCACGTCGAACGCGTCTCGATCCCGGTCGAGACCCGCGCACCGACGGGTACGACCAACGCATTCCTCGTCGGCGAGTCGCCGGCGCTCCTCGTCGACCCCGCGGGACGAACCGACGAACTCGGCGCGCTCGTCGACGAACAGGAGATCGACACCATCGCCGTCACCCACACCCACCCGGACCACGTCGGCGCCGTCGGCGACTACGCCGCCGAGACCGACGCCGAACTGCTGGCCCGCCGTCCCGAGCGCTTCGCCGCTGCGACGGGCGTCGAGCCGGACCGACAGATCCGGGAAGGCTCGGTGATCCTGACCGGCGCCGGGCCGGTGACGGTGCTCGACACGCCGGGCCACGCCGTCGATCACGTCGCGTTCGATCTCGGCGACGGAACCGTCGTGTCGGGCGACCTCGCGGTCGCGGAAGGCAGCGTCGTCGTCGGCGCGCCGGAAGGTGACCTCCGGGCGTACCTCACCGCGCTCCGCCGGCTGTGGGCACACGATCCCGACCGACTGCTGCCGGGCCACGGCCCCGTGATCGACGGTGATCCGACTCCCCGCGAGACGCTCGAACGCCTGATCGCCCACCGACTCGACCGCGAGCGGGCCGTCCTCGACGCGGTTCGAGGTGGCGCGACCGATCTCGGTTCGGTCGTCGACGCCGCCTACGAGAAGGACATCTCGGGCGTTCGCGACCTCGCGCGGGCGACCGTCCGCGCCCACGTCGAGAAACTGGCCGTGGAGGGCGCAGTGCGGTGGCACCCCGAGACGGGGCGGGTCGCGCTCGCGTGACCACGCTCGCGGCGACGGCGTTTTCCCGCCCGCCCGCCGAGAGCCCCCGTGTCCCTGACCGACGAGCTCGACCGTGCCCGTGAGCTCGACACCGACGTGCTCGCCGACGCCATCGAGTCGATCGGCTTCGAGTGCACGCGCTGTGGCGCCTGCTGTACCCGGGAGGAAGCGCCCGAGGGCGATACTGAACCCCACACCGCGACGGTGTTCCCCGACGAGATCCGGACGCTGCAGGAAACGGACAATGGCGACCGCGAGTGGCGCGACGTGGCCCGGCCGATGCCGTACGGGCTCGACGACGACGGCGGCGAGACGTTCGAGTGGGCGCTGCAGGCCGACGCCTGCGGCGACTGCGTGTTCTACGAGGAGCAGGACGGCCTCGGCGCGTGTACGGTCCACGCGGACCGGCCGCTGATCTGCGAGACCTATCCGTTCAGCGTCGCGCTCGACGGTACCGCCGAACCGGCCGGCGACCCGGTCGACTCCGAGGGGATCGTCCGCGCCCACGAGTGCGAGGGGCTGGGGCGGGATATTTCCCGGGAGGAGGCCGAGACGCTGGCCGAGTCGCTGAAGGAGCGTGCGATCCGGGAGCTCGAGGAAGCCATCTCACTCCGGGAGAGCTACGAACCCGTCGCGGCCGATGACGGAGAAGTCGTCGTCCACGACTCCGAGGGCGCGAAACGCCCGGACGGCACGCCGGTCGAGCGGACCGAGTGACCGGGCGCCGAGAGGGACCGTGAGAGCGGTACACATATTACGCAGGGGGGACTGGTGGTAGCCGAGTCTCAGCTATGGAAATCTCCGACGAACTCCTCTGTCTGTTCAGTGCGACGGTGCGTGAGGAAGGCGAACGGTACGTCGTCGAAGTGCCCAAACGTGAGATCGAGCGCGGCTCGCTCTCAGCCGGCGACACCTACCGCGTCGCCCTGATCGACGGCGAGGGCGGCGCGAGCGACGGCGGCACGACCACCACCTCGACGGACACGGCGACGGGCGAGGGCGAACCCCAGCCGCCCGTCGAGAAAGGCGAGGTCCGCTACGTCGAGGTCGAGGACATCGGCAAGCAGGGCGACGGGATCGCGCGGGTCGAGCGTGGCTACGTGATCATCGTCCCCGGCGCCGACGTGGGCGAACGGGTGAAGATCGAGGTGACCGAGGTGAAGTCGAACTTCGCGGTCGGCGAGATAATCGAGGAGTAGCTACACCTCGGCGTTCCACCAGGTGACCGAACAGAGCGTCTCGCCCAGCGACGAGCTTCCGATCGCGGTGTCGAGCTTCCGGAACTGCCCCGCCATCGCGTCGGGGATCTTCCGGTAGAAGCCGTAGGGCAGCACGAAGTCGTGTTCGGCGTCGGCGAGTTCGAGGTCCGCGGAGTCCAGCAGGTCGTGGACCTCGTCACGGCCGTAGAGGTGTGAGCCCATCGGGAGCAGTCGGTTGTACAGCACCCGCGTGCTGAAGTCGTTGAACGTGTCGAAGAACACCTGTTCCTTCGAGACGCGGGCCATCTCCGCCATGAACTTCCGGGGGGTGGGCGCGAGGTGGAAAAAGCGCATCGCGACCACCGCGTCGAAATGGTCGTCGGGGAAGGGGAGCCGCGCGGCGTCGCCGCGCATGAACTCCACGCGGTCGTCGACGCCGGCCTGTCGGGCCTTCTCCCGACCTTGGGCCAGCATCGCGTCCGAGATGTCCAGCCCGACGATGTCCGCGCCGCGTTCGGCCAGCATCACCGTAAAGCGGCCGGTGCCGCAGGCGATCTCGAGCACGTCCCGGTCCTCGACGGGGCCGACCGCGTCGAGGACCGCCTGCTTCTCCCGGCGATCGATCAGGCGGCCGCCACGGGAGAACCGCTTTGCGTCGTACTCCTCGGCGACGTCGTCGGCCTGGTACCACTCCTTTCCCTTCACGCTATCGGGAGTCACGTGCCGAACACTAAAACCGTACTGCTTGGCGGACCGCGAGCGGGGGCGACGGCGGGCCGATCACGGGACGTGCTGGCGGCGCCGGTAGACGTAGGCGGCCAACAGCGAGGTCGAAAGCAGGCTCAGCGGGAGGAGCTGGGTCGCGGCGAGGTGGCAGAGGCCGACCGCGCCGAGGGCGTACTGGTTCGGCGACCACGACCCCCGCTCGGCGAGCGCGCGCGCGTCCATGACCGACGAGACGGCGACGGCGAGCGCGAAGAGGATCGCGAGCCACGAGGCGACGACGGTCAAGAGGAACGCGCCGAGCGCGATCAGCGCGTCGGCGTCGGAGAACGACCCCGACGACGTGAGGGAGACGAACCCCCCTATCCCTCCGGCGGCGAGGAGCGAGAGAAGCGGGGGCAGCGGGAAGAGGTAGACGCCGTATCGCCAGTCCGTGTCGGAGGGCTCGGACATGGCACCGGGAACGACCCGTCACAGCAACAACGTTTCGGTGTCAACGGCGAGTGGCCCGACTACTCGTTGCGCTCCCGTCCGTCGAAAAACTCGTTTACGAGCGTCGGGAGGAGGACGCCGACGCCGAGGATCAGCCCCGCTGACTGCCACTGTTGCAGCGTCGTGAGCGTGTTCGCGACGTACAGCGACGCGATCGCGAGGGCGATGCAGGCGGCGATGACCGTGTTCTCGCGGGAGACCATGGTCGGCGTTGGCGGGGCGAGCGGAAAGAACCAACGGGGCTACCCGGAGGTCATGATCCGCTCGGTCGGGATCTTGATCAGCACGCGCGGGCCGGACTCCTCGCCGTGGTGTGGGTACTCCTCCACGTCGAAGTAGCGCTGTGCGAGCTCGTCGATATGCTCCTTCGCCCCCTCCTCGGTGAGCTCGGCCTCCCCCCGGACCGCGACGTAGCGGTAGGGATCCTCCGGATCACAGACAGAGACCCCGACCTTGGGGTTGTGCCGGACGTTCTTCTCCTTCCGGCGGCCGCGAGCGGTGTTGATCAGCACGTACTCCCGGTCCTCGTGATCGACCCAGACCGGCGTCGTATGCGGGACGCCGTCGGGGCCGACCGTCGAGAAGTGGGCGAACGACTCGGACTCGAAGATGTCGACGTGGGAGTCAGGAATCACGTTCCGGCGGTGGCGCGGGGCCGACGTAAGCGTTCGCCCGGTCTCGGCCGACCACGTTTTAAGGCTCGCCCGGATGAGGGTGGAGCATGGAACTCTCGGTCGTGGTCCCGACGCTCAACGGTCGGGACCGCCTCGCGGCCAGCCTCGACTCGTTGGCCGCGCGTGCGCCCGGCGCGGAGGTGGTCGTCGTCAACGGCCCCTCCGCCGACGGCACCACCGGGATGGTGCGGGAACGCGACGACGTGGAGGTGCTCGTCGAGGTGGCCGACCGCTGTATCAACGTCGCTCGCAACGCCGGCATCGCCGCCGCCAGCGGCGACGCGATCGCGCTGCTGGGGTTCGATCTGCAGGTCGCGGCGGGGTGGATCGACGCGATTCGGGACGGGCTTGCGGCCGCGAGCGTCGTCACCGGGCCGACCAGCCGCGGCGACGACGCCCCCGACGGGCCCGAGCGCCGGACGATCGCCGGCCGGGACGTGACGTACTTCGCCGGCGACAACGTCGCGTTCCGCGCCTCGACGCTCCGGGAGACGCTGGACGGGTTCGACGAGTACCTCCGGACCGGCGGCGCGCGCGACGCCGCCCACCGCCTCGCCGGCACGGGGTACGAGGTGACGTGGCGCGACGGGATGGCCGCGACGGGGAACGACGACGACGCCGGCGACGGGCCGGGACCACACGGCCCGGACGAGGAGCAGCGGAACTGGAAGTACCGATCGCTCAGCTACCGACTGACGAAGAACTACGGGCCGCGGCCGACCGTTGCGCGGCGGACGCTCGCACACGCCGCCAGCGACGCCGCCGCGGCCGCCCGCGCCGTGCTCGGCGGCGAGGGGAGCCCCTCTTCGTGGTTCGGGAGCGGTCGGGACGTGATCTCCGGGATCGCCCGCGGGAGCGCCGACGGGCTGGTCGCTCGGGCCCGGGATCGGAGCGACAGGCGCAACCCCCGCGGGCTCTCCGTCGAGCGGGAGCGGGCGGTCGCGACGTACGATCGCAGGTAGCGTTCAGAGGTCCGGCAACAGGCCCGGCACCACCCGCGCGGGGTTCTTGGTGAACGCGCGGCGCATCGCGTCCTCGGAGACGTCCAGCGTGAGGACGGTCATGACGCCGACGTTGGGGTGGACCGAGGGTGCGCCGCTGCCGAACAGGATCCGGTCGGGGTGTTCGAGCAGCCCCCGCTCCAAGATGTCGCGATCGGGGACGTACGCGGTGTCGAGGTAGAGCTCGTCGTACGTCTCGAGCAGATCCAGCGCCGACCGCATCAGCGCCTCCGCCAGCGGGTAGCCGCCGAAGGAGGTGAGCACGACCGGGAAGCCGCGGCCGAGCAGCGTGTCGGCGACGGCGCGGGGCGGGCAGTTCTCGCCCGCGTGGACGAGCACGGGATCGCCGACGGCGGCGAGCTCGTCGACGACCGCCTCGGTGGGGAGGCCGTCGTGAGCGGGGTCGAGCGTGAACCCGTGGTAGCGGTCGTCGTAGGCGTACTGCTCCACGTCGCCGGCGGTAGTGTGGTGTGACTTCGGCCGCACGATGGGGTTGACCAGCGGGCCGACCACGCGGTGGACGCTCCGCGGGCCACCGAGGCGGGCGAACGCCAGCAGCGGGCGATCGACGCTCAGCCGCGCGACCGCGTTGTTCGCCCGGAGGTACCCCTCGCCGGCGGGCGTGCGGCCGGGCGAGGCCGCCGCGCGCTCGAC from Halolamina sediminis encodes:
- a CDS encoding MBL fold metallo-hydrolase — encoded protein: MHVERVSIPVETRAPTGTTNAFLVGESPALLVDPAGRTDELGALVDEQEIDTIAVTHTHPDHVGAVGDYAAETDAELLARRPERFAAATGVEPDRQIREGSVILTGAGPVTVLDTPGHAVDHVAFDLGDGTVVSGDLAVAEGSVVVGAPEGDLRAYLTALRRLWAHDPDRLLPGHGPVIDGDPTPRETLERLIAHRLDRERAVLDAVRGGATDLGSVVDAAYEKDISGVRDLARATVRAHVEKLAVEGAVRWHPETGRVALA
- a CDS encoding glycosyltransferase family 2 protein; the protein is MELSVVVPTLNGRDRLAASLDSLAARAPGAEVVVVNGPSADGTTGMVRERDDVEVLVEVADRCINVARNAGIAAASGDAIALLGFDLQVAAGWIDAIRDGLAAASVVTGPTSRGDDAPDGPERRTIAGRDVTYFAGDNVAFRASTLRETLDGFDEYLRTGGARDAAHRLAGTGYEVTWRDGMAATGNDDDAGDGPGPHGPDEEQRNWKYRSLSYRLTKNYGPRPTVARRTLAHAASDAAAAARAVLGGEGSPSSWFGSGRDVISGIARGSADGLVARARDRSDRRNPRGLSVERERAVATYDRR
- a CDS encoding PPOX class F420-dependent oxidoreductase produces the protein MIPDSHVDIFESESFAHFSTVGPDGVPHTTPVWVDHEDREYVLINTARGRRKEKNVRHNPKVGVSVCDPEDPYRYVAVRGEAELTEEGAKEHIDELAQRYFDVEEYPHHGEESGPRVLIKIPTERIMTSG
- a CDS encoding radical SAM protein, with translation MTDPGSLSVTIVDGYVDEPAHFGVPPYISTYPRFTAGALVDAGVPREQITYHTIDELREDRMKWGDVSTADLFIYVGGMTVPGKYVGGTPAEPDEVKELAWTANGTTLLGGPVRFGVGEENAGAQDMERKDLDYEFVAKGDIEAAAYDLVDAGLEGFNDRMRDNEELDRWAAKGAFVVEQHPNHPEYLIAEMETSRGCAYRCSFCTEPLYGNPAFRTPASVVDEVDRLSDHGVEHFRLGRQADILAFGGDGEAPNPDAIHELYSGIREVAPELQTLHLDNMNPVTITDYPEASREAIEIIAEHNTPGDTAAFGLESADPVVQEQNNLLVTAEECLEAVRVVNEAGGWRPAENRLPKLLPGINLVHGLAGERPETYDHNRRFLRQVYDEGLMLRRINIRQVMAFSGTEMSDTGADIAKEHKAQFQEYKREVREQVDNPMLQRVVPPGTVLPDVYLEYHENGTTFGRQLGTYPLLVGIPGERELDRTIDVAIVDHGYRSVTGVPYPLDVNGASMDELAAVPGVSDSRAGDIVVSRPYDSVAAVDEIADVDLSPFATVGDVDIDVTRTPDLGGQAD
- a CDS encoding class I SAM-dependent methyltransferase, giving the protein MKGKEWYQADDVAEEYDAKRFSRGGRLIDRREKQAVLDAVGPVEDRDVLEIACGTGRFTVMLAERGADIVGLDISDAMLAQGREKARQAGVDDRVEFMRGDAARLPFPDDHFDAVVAMRFFHLAPTPRKFMAEMARVSKEQVFFDTFNDFSTRVLYNRLLPMGSHLYGRDEVHDLLDSADLELADAEHDFVLPYGFYRKIPDAMAGQFRKLDTAIGSSSLGETLCSVTWWNAEV
- a CDS encoding YkgJ family cysteine cluster protein produces the protein MSLTDELDRARELDTDVLADAIESIGFECTRCGACCTREEAPEGDTEPHTATVFPDEIRTLQETDNGDREWRDVARPMPYGLDDDGGETFEWALQADACGDCVFYEEQDGLGACTVHADRPLICETYPFSVALDGTAEPAGDPVDSEGIVRAHECEGLGRDISREEAETLAESLKERAIRELEEAISLRESYEPVAADDGEVVVHDSEGAKRPDGTPVERTE
- a CDS encoding amidohydrolase translates to MLELEHGFRVADVHTRLDPDEEAVAVRGRQVSPERLEREMHQAGVERAAASPGRTPAGEGYLRANNAVARLSVDRPLLAFARLGGPRSVHRVVGPLVNPIVRPKSHHTTAGDVEQYAYDDRYHGFTLDPAHDGLPTEAVVDELAAVGDPVLVHAGENCPPRAVADTLLGRGFPVVLTSFGGYPLAEALMRSALDLLETYDELYLDTAYVPDRDILERGLLEHPDRILFGSGAPSVHPNVGVMTVLTLDVSEDAMRRAFTKNPARVVPGLLPDL
- a CDS encoding TRAM domain-containing protein; this translates as MEISDELLCLFSATVREEGERYVVEVPKREIERGSLSAGDTYRVALIDGEGGASDGGTTTTSTDTATGEGEPQPPVEKGEVRYVEVEDIGKQGDGIARVERGYVIIVPGADVGERVKIEVTEVKSNFAVGEIIEE